The following is a genomic window from Thaumasiovibrio subtropicus.
TCATGAAGTTATTTCATGGTGAACCTGAAGAAAAAACAATGAAGCTTGTGACAAATTTTACAGAAAAGCTACCTGACTTAGATCAAATTATGTAGAATGTCGGTCAAATGTTGAGAGTGACGCAAACGTTTGCGTGCCCGTAATTACTGGCTTGTCGAATTGTGTGCTTTCTTGGTACTCTTTTTTAACAAAATAACTCTTAGTCAGGAGAGACAGATGTTAAAGCGTGATATGAATATTGCCGATTATGATGCAGAACTGTTTACTGCGATTCAGGAAGAGACGGCGCGTCAGGAAGAGCATATCGAACTGATTGCTTCCGAAAACTACACTAGCCCACGTGTAATGGAAGCACAGGGTTCTCAGCTGACTAACAAATACGCGGAAGGTTACCCTGGTAAGCGTTACTACGGTGGTTGTGAGTATGTCGATAAAGCCGAGCAGCTAGCTATCGACCGAGCGTGTGAGTTGTTTGGTGCAGAATATGCCAACGTTCAGCCACACTCAGGCTCTCAAGCAAACAATGCGGTATACATGGCGCTACTGAATGCAGGCGATACGGTATTGGGCATGAGCCTCGCACACGGCGGTCACTTAACTCACGGTTCTCCTGTTAACTTCTCGGGTAAGCTTTACAACGTCATTCCTTACGGTATCGATGAGCAAGGTCAAATTGACTACGCGGAAGTGGAAGCGTTGGCGCTAGAGCATAAGCCTAAGATGATCATCGGTGGCTTCTCTGCGTACTCTCAAATTGTTGATTGGGCGAAGATGCGTGAGATTGCTGACAAAGTTGGCGCTTACTTCTTCGTTGATATGGCACACGTAGCTGGCCTGATTGCCGCCGGTGTCTACCCGACGCCAGTACCACATGCGCACGTTGTGACAACCACAACACACAAAACGCTCGCGGGTCCTCGTGGTGGTCTTATCCTTTCGAACGAAGGTGAAGACTTCTACAAGAAACTGAACTCTGCGGTATTCCCAGGCGGTCAAGGTGGCCCACTGATGCATGTTATCGCCGCGAAAGCTGTTGCTTTCAAAGAAGCGATGGAGCCTGAGTTCAAAGAGTACCAAGCACGCGTTGTTGAAAATGCAAAAGCCATGGTGGAGACGTTCCTATCTCGTGGTTACAACATCGTGTCTGGTAGCACCGAAAATCACCTGTTCCTTGTTGATCTGATCGATAAGAACATCACAGGTAAAGAAGCGGATGCCGCTTTGGGTGCCGCGAACATCACCGTGAACAAAAACAGTGTACCGAATGACCCACGTAGCCCATTCGTAACCTCTGGTATTCGTGTGGGCACACCTGCGATTACTCGCCGTGGTTTCTCGGTAGAAGATGCGAAAAACCTAGCAGGTTGGATGTGTGACGTGCTTGATAACATTGAAGATCAAGCTGTGATCGAAGCGACCAAAGCGAAAGTGTTGGAAATCTGTCAGCGCCTTCCAGTATACGCTTAATCACTCACGCGTTAGTAATTTAAAAACGGTGCCTCAGGGCGCCGTTTTTTTGTCGCTAAAAAGTCATTCTAGTCCCTGTTTTTCATCAGGTTATGTTGTTCCTAAGCCTGACATTCAAGCAGAAACAGCGGGCAGTGTGATGTCTTTTTGCCAACTATTGATGATTTCGCTAGAAATAGGGGTGAAATTTAGCATTTTGTCCCCATTTTTCTTAAGTGAGGCCAGTGGTTTGATATACTGTGCAAAAAATAGGAGGTCATATGCATTGTCCGTTCTGCGCGGCGACCGATACTAAAGTGATTGATTCACGACTGGTTGCTGATGGTCACCAAGTACGCCGCCGTCGCCAGTGTTTGGCATGTAACGAGCGTTACACCACATTTGAAACTGCTGAGCTATTGATGCCGAAGGTGATTAAAACTAACGGCAATCGTGAACCTTTTGATGAAGACAAGATGCGTAATGGCATTGCCCGCGCTTTGGAGAAGCGTCCGGTGAGCACCGATGATGTGGAACGTGCCATCAATGCCATTAAGTCGCGATTACGCGCAACAGGTGAGCGTGAAGTTGGCTCAGAGATGATCGGTAATTTGATCATGGAAGCGCTTAAAGAGCTCGATAAAGTCGCTTATATTCGGTTTGCGTCTGTGTATCGTAGCTTTGAAGATATCCGCGAATTCGGCGAAGAGATCGCTCGACTTGAAAAATAGGGTCTAAGGATGACATCCGCTTTTACTGCGTTAGATAAACAGATGATGCTGCGTGCGTTGGCTCTGGCTGAGCGCGGTCGTTATACCACTTCACCGAATCCTCGTGTGGGTTGCGTGATTGCGCACGGTGATCACATTGTCGGGGAAGGTACGCACTATCGAGCTGGTGAGCCTCACGCCGAAGTGTTTGCGCTTCGTCAGGCAGCGGCAAAAGCAGAAGGTGCGACGGCCTATGTTACGTTAGAGCCATGTTCCCATTATGGACTCACGCCGCCCTGTGCTGAGGCGTTGATCAAAGCCAAGGTGGATCGCGTGGTGTGCGCCATGGTCGATCCTAATCCCCAAGTTTCTGGTCGTGGTTTACGCATGTTGGAAGCTGCTGGGATCGCTACACAGAGTGGTCTTTTCGAAGCAGAAGCCTTGGCATTGAATCCCGGTTTTATCAAAAAGATGACCCAAAACCGTCCTTTTGTTCAATTGAAGTTGGCGGCGAGTTTGGATGGCAAGACAGCACTAGCAAATGGGGAATCCAAATGGATAACCTCTGCGGCTGCGCGCCAAGATGTGCAATCTTTACGCGCGCAAGCAGATGCGATTCTTTCAACCAGTGGGACGGTACTGGCTGACGACCCGCAGTTAAACGTGCGCTGGGAGCAATTGGCCCCTTCAATTCAGGCGCAGTATCCTCAAGCGGATCTCCGCCAACCGATCAAAGTGATTGTCGATCG
Proteins encoded in this region:
- the glyA gene encoding serine hydroxymethyltransferase; translated protein: MLKRDMNIADYDAELFTAIQEETARQEEHIELIASENYTSPRVMEAQGSQLTNKYAEGYPGKRYYGGCEYVDKAEQLAIDRACELFGAEYANVQPHSGSQANNAVYMALLNAGDTVLGMSLAHGGHLTHGSPVNFSGKLYNVIPYGIDEQGQIDYAEVEALALEHKPKMIIGGFSAYSQIVDWAKMREIADKVGAYFFVDMAHVAGLIAAGVYPTPVPHAHVVTTTTHKTLAGPRGGLILSNEGEDFYKKLNSAVFPGGQGGPLMHVIAAKAVAFKEAMEPEFKEYQARVVENAKAMVETFLSRGYNIVSGSTENHLFLVDLIDKNITGKEADAALGAANITVNKNSVPNDPRSPFVTSGIRVGTPAITRRGFSVEDAKNLAGWMCDVLDNIEDQAVIEATKAKVLEICQRLPVYA
- the nrdR gene encoding transcriptional regulator NrdR — translated: MHCPFCAATDTKVIDSRLVADGHQVRRRRQCLACNERYTTFETAELLMPKVIKTNGNREPFDEDKMRNGIARALEKRPVSTDDVERAINAIKSRLRATGEREVGSEMIGNLIMEALKELDKVAYIRFASVYRSFEDIREFGEEIARLEK
- the ribD gene encoding bifunctional diaminohydroxyphosphoribosylaminopyrimidine deaminase/5-amino-6-(5-phosphoribosylamino)uracil reductase RibD yields the protein MTSAFTALDKQMMLRALALAERGRYTTSPNPRVGCVIAHGDHIVGEGTHYRAGEPHAEVFALRQAAAKAEGATAYVTLEPCSHYGLTPPCAEALIKAKVDRVVCAMVDPNPQVSGRGLRMLEAAGIATQSGLFEAEALALNPGFIKKMTQNRPFVQLKLAASLDGKTALANGESKWITSAAARQDVQSLRAQADAILSTSGTVLADDPQLNVRWEQLAPSIQAQYPQADLRQPIKVIVDRHQRVTSAHRCTQQGEVRIASQAENPHWRDHPHTSWLALQDDSIESVLAALSRADLNQVFVEAGARFAGELLAAKAVDELILYLAPKLMGGDSRSLIGALNLSAMSDVVDLEIKDLRMVGKDIRIIATPVYSD